A part of Macrobrachium nipponense isolate FS-2020 chromosome 26, ASM1510439v2, whole genome shotgun sequence genomic DNA contains:
- the LOC135200045 gene encoding cuticle protein AM1199-like, whose protein sequence is MKLIILACFATVALAAPQLGPDHNLRQRPIAILKDERQDLGNGEFTYTFETENGITESRRGYRGSKGQINMEGVYRFPLPDGTIAEVRYVADENGFNAQSPLIPTPHPLPAHAIEQIRFAEEQRARGVTFPDY, encoded by the exons ATCATCCTCGCCTGCTTCGCCACCGTAGCTCTGGCCGCCCCTCAGCTGGGTCCAGACCACAACCTCCGCCAGCGTCCCATCGCCATCCTTAAGGACGAGCGCCAAGATTTGGGCAACGGCGAGTTCACCTACACCTTCGAGACCGAGAACGGCATCACCGAGTCGAGGAGAGGATACCGCGGTTCCAAGGGTCAGATCAACATGGAGGGAGTCTACAG gtTCCCCCTCCCCGACGGCACCATCGCCGAAGTCCGCTACGTCGCCGACGAAAACGGCTTCAACGCCCAGTCCCCCctcatccccaccccccacccgctCCCCGCCCACGCCATCGAGCAGATCCGCTTCGCCGAGGAGCAGCGCGCCCGCGGAGTCACCTTTCCAGATTATTAA